The Rhododendron vialii isolate Sample 1 chromosome 5a, ASM3025357v1 genome contains a region encoding:
- the LOC131327145 gene encoding disease resistance protein RUN1-like isoform X1 — MGSMTYHVFLSFRGEDTRKTFTGHLYTALSGAGFHTFRDDDGIERGKNVKSELDKAIKEARSSIVVLSKDYSSSGWCLDELMMILERKRSSGAGHVVLPVFYDVDPSQVRKQTGSFGDAFCRHEERLNAETNESKKEYLRKKVQLWRGALREVADLAGMVLKNQADGEQKQLRASTLTCIMCWRKMVIMCWTQILG; from the exons ATGGGGTCGATGACTTATCACGTGTTCTTGAGCTTTAGAGGTGAAGACACCCGCAAGACCTTCACCGGCCACCTCTATACCGCTTTGTCAGGTGCAGGTTTTCACACGTTTCGAGATGATGATGGGATTGAGAGAGGTAAAAATGTTAAGTCAGAACTGGACAAGGCTATAAAAGAAGCAAGGAGTTCAATAGTTGTGCTTTCCAAAGACTATTCTTCTTCCGGATGGTGCCTTGATGAACTCATGATGATTCTCGAACGCAAGAGGTCATCAGGGGCCGGGCATGTAGTTCTACCTGTCTTCTATGATGTGGATCCCTCTCAAGTTAGGAAGCAAACAGGGAGCTTCGGAGATGCATTTTGTAGACACGAAGAGCGATTAAATGCGGAAACCAACGAAAGTAAAAAGGAGTACTTGAGGAAAAAGGTGCAATTATGGAGGGGAGCACTTAGAGAAGTTGCTGATCTAGCAGGGATGGTCTTAAAAAATCAAGCTGACGG GGAACAGAAACAATTGAGGGCCTCTACCTTGACATGCATAATGTGTTGGAGGAAGATGGTCATCATGTGCTGGACGCAAATACTCGGTTaa
- the LOC131327145 gene encoding disease resistance protein Roq1-like isoform X2, translating into MGSMTYHVFLSFRGEDTRKTFTGHLYTALSGAGFHTFRDDDGIERGKNVKSELDKAIKEARSSIVVLSKDYSSSGWCLDELMMILERKRSSGAGHVVLPVFYDVDPSQVRKQTGSFGDAFCRHEERLNAETNESKKEYLRKKVQLWRGALREVADLAGMVLKNQADGE; encoded by the exons ATGGGGTCGATGACTTATCACGTGTTCTTGAGCTTTAGAGGTGAAGACACCCGCAAGACCTTCACCGGCCACCTCTATACCGCTTTGTCAGGTGCAGGTTTTCACACGTTTCGAGATGATGATGGGATTGAGAGAGGTAAAAATGTTAAGTCAGAACTGGACAAGGCTATAAAAGAAGCAAGGAGTTCAATAGTTGTGCTTTCCAAAGACTATTCTTCTTCCGGATGGTGCCTTGATGAACTCATGATGATTCTCGAACGCAAGAGGTCATCAGGGGCCGGGCATGTAGTTCTACCTGTCTTCTATGATGTGGATCCCTCTCAAGTTAGGAAGCAAACAGGGAGCTTCGGAGATGCATTTTGTAGACACGAAGAGCGATTAAATGCGGAAACCAACGAAAGTAAAAAGGAGTACTTGAGGAAAAAGGTGCAATTATGGAGGGGAGCACTTAGAGAAGTTGCTGATCTAGCAGGGATGGTCTTAAAAAATCAAGCTGACGG GGAGTAA